The Desulfobulbaceae bacterium genome contains a region encoding:
- a CDS encoding phosphoadenosine phosphosulfate reductase family protein, giving the protein MCKSKKVRHVLGISGGKDSAALAIYLKQQGNIPEMEYYCSDTGCELPETYEFIDKLEMYLGKKITRIGNDAPFEHHLFMLGNLLPSPRQRWCTVKMKLEPFEKFVGTDEVVSYIGIRADEYREGYISTKPNIKPVFPFIQDGLTRKDIFQILEESIGIPEYYKWRSRSGCYFCFFQRQEEWLGLYKHHPDLFEKAMAFEKYDPVTKEGYTWVEGMCLKDLLERKDKIFELADKKRQLKDNRSWQQKLIEDGLDDDPEDQACLICAL; this is encoded by the coding sequence ATGTGTAAATCAAAAAAAGTCCGGCATGTGCTTGGCATCTCAGGCGGCAAAGACAGTGCTGCCCTAGCGATTTACCTCAAACAACAAGGCAATATCCCGGAAATGGAATACTACTGTTCTGATACCGGCTGTGAGTTGCCCGAAACGTATGAGTTTATCGATAAACTGGAGATGTATCTCGGTAAAAAAATAACTCGTATTGGTAACGATGCACCTTTTGAACATCATCTTTTCATGCTTGGCAATCTCTTGCCTTCACCCCGCCAGCGCTGGTGTACGGTAAAGATGAAATTGGAGCCATTTGAGAAATTTGTCGGTACTGATGAAGTTGTGAGTTACATCGGTATACGAGCTGATGAGTACCGGGAAGGATATATCAGCACAAAACCAAATATAAAACCAGTTTTCCCTTTCATTCAAGATGGACTCACCAGAAAGGATATTTTCCAGATTCTCGAAGAATCAATTGGAATTCCTGAGTATTACAAATGGCGCAGCCGCTCCGGTTGTTATTTTTGTTTTTTTCAACGACAGGAAGAGTGGCTTGGCCTTTATAAGCACCATCCTGACCTTTTTGAAAAGGCAATGGCTTTTGAAAAATATGACCCGGTAACTAAAGAAGGGTACACCTGGGTTGAAGGGATGTGTCTCAAAGATTTATTGGAAAGGAAAGATAAGATTTTTGAATTGGCTGACAAGAAAAGGCAGTTGAAGGACAATCGAAGTTGGCAACAAAAACTAATTGAAGATGGGTTAGATGATGACCCTGAGGACCAAGCGTGTTTAATTTGCGCGTTGTGA
- a CDS encoding HNH endonuclease, whose translation MLIDKFNTLAIWERNGERAPHKPLLILFALGEFLRTPHRSIPYLEVDKKLRELLEEFGPNRVNYHPEYPFWRLQKDGIWEVHGADKIVLTSSGDARKGDLIKGDITGSLSEEIRKELTRNPKLFPQIVQNILNAHFPATIHEDILQSIGIDLSLNVQVKLKRGYDFRSKILQAYEYRCSVCGFDVRLGHTPIALEAAHIKWHQAGGPDEEINGLALCALHHKLFDRGAFSLSENLEILVSDKANGAQGFKEWLLDYHGRKIYFPQRQTFYPKSEFTKWHSAEVFKGYSRELL comes from the coding sequence CTGTTGATTGATAAGTTTAACACATTAGCGATTTGGGAAAGAAATGGGGAGAGAGCACCCCATAAACCTTTATTGATATTATTTGCACTCGGTGAGTTTCTTCGAACCCCTCACCGGTCTATACCGTACCTGGAGGTTGATAAAAAACTTAGGGAGTTGCTTGAAGAATTTGGTCCAAACCGTGTCAACTACCACCCGGAATATCCATTTTGGCGGCTCCAGAAAGATGGGATATGGGAAGTACATGGCGCGGATAAAATTGTGCTCACAAGTAGTGGTGATGCACGGAAAGGTGATCTGATCAAGGGAGATATTACCGGTTCACTTTCCGAGGAAATCAGAAAAGAGCTAACCCGTAATCCCAAGTTATTCCCCCAAATAGTCCAAAATATATTGAATGCCCATTTCCCCGCAACCATTCATGAAGATATATTGCAAAGTATTGGCATTGACCTATCTCTGAATGTTCAGGTTAAGTTGAAAAGAGGTTATGATTTCCGGAGCAAAATTTTACAAGCGTATGAATACCGCTGTTCTGTCTGCGGTTTTGATGTCAGATTGGGCCACACGCCAATTGCACTGGAGGCAGCACATATCAAATGGCACCAAGCTGGTGGGCCTGACGAAGAAATTAATGGCTTGGCATTATGCGCACTGCACCATAAATTATTCGATCGAGGGGCATTTTCCTTGTCTGAAAACTTAGAAATTCTGGTTTCCGACAAGGCTAATGGCGCGCAAGGATTTAAAGAATGGCTTTTGGATTATCATGGCAGAAAAATATACTTTCCCCAACGTCAAACTTTTTATCCAAAGAGTGAATTTACCAAATGGCATTCCGCAGAGGTTTTCAAAGGATACTCCAGGGAATTATTATAG
- a CDS encoding class I SAM-dependent methyltransferase, producing MSNFYDENYRQYFDSTVGIDPSAFLQPLADRLRPPATILDVGCGSGRDLLWLASRGYTPTGFELAPKLASLAREHANCPVIEGDFCHYDFSALRFSALVFVGSLVHLPKETLPLILKSTCLALAPDGLLLITLKEGRGFSCADDGRVFTLWSRKEIEKIFAAHNIQVLDFSKQVSKLRSNDIWLGYVLRLNNGP from the coding sequence TTGAGTAACTTTTATGACGAAAACTACCGGCAGTACTTTGATTCAACTGTTGGTATTGATCCTTCCGCTTTCCTGCAACCTCTTGCCGACCGGCTGCGGCCACCGGCAACAATACTTGATGTTGGTTGTGGCTCTGGCCGTGATCTTCTGTGGCTTGCCAGTCGTGGTTATACTCCAACCGGTTTTGAACTGGCCCCAAAACTTGCTAGCCTGGCACGCGAACATGCCAACTGTCCCGTAATAGAAGGTGATTTTTGCCACTATGATTTTTCTGCTCTTCGATTTTCCGCCCTTGTTTTTGTGGGTTCCTTGGTACACCTTCCCAAAGAGACTCTCCCCCTCATACTTAAGTCAACCTGTCTGGCCCTTGCCCCAGATGGCTTGCTGCTCATCACTCTGAAAGAAGGCCGTGGCTTTTCCTGTGCAGATGACGGTCGTGTTTTTACTTTATGGTCGAGAAAGGAAATTGAGAAAATTTTTGCGGCACACAACATTCAAGTCCTAGATTTTTCCAAGCAGGTTTCAAAATTACGATCAAATGATATTTGGCTTGGGTACGTGTTGAGGCTGAATAATGGGCCGTGA
- a CDS encoding DUF4007 family protein — MVNAIRHWLRAARLIVITPDEKKTLPLGKAIFSKENGWDPCFEDEATIWIIR; from the coding sequence ATGGTTAACGCCATCCGGCATTGGCTCCGAGCTGCTCGACTTATTGTGATTACCCCGGACGAGAAAAAAACTCTCCCACTCGGCAAAGCAATCTTTTCCAAAGAAAATGGCTGGGACCCTTGCTTTGAAGACGAGGCCACAATCTGGATCATTCGATGA
- a CDS encoding DEAD/DEAH box helicase family protein has protein sequence MGRESHCCLDDLHYWLFDLGFEQINQENSGCTFHMKDDDICLVLDTVICELSDYPYVAYTSRQNELMTTHGQVFRFLYDQDSPVTDLQREITMFLEGESDPELIRRFGGNRTEQEPDPTLPEATFEDCFLDAFGDRDRMALHREFSYVDFKGVIRYVDYALFALSAKFAIELNGESFHHPAVIGPQRYRSQLFKQNSLVADGFKVFRWSLHGMRDRERFILELSRFMGHSGPFLDKSIFKLSRSVQTLSHSTQAFSLKDHQQQALEQLSDAREEGRNTFLLVLPTGTGKTEIFIEDLVRLKKIAPDLKALVIVPTRELRKQTLARFKLRLPYHFQNSISINLLDENTADFFVQTTAYLHRHYYKIAADRFDYIVVDEAHHAAAQGLRSILAHFSPTHLLGVTATPERFDQQSLEEIFGEYEPQLSLEEAICQQLVPPVRCYRAKSNIDLSEVRFNGREFVKNDLQRTLLVPSRDQLIADLLTRYFGGEFSCKQGVIFCVDIKHARRMADLLRNQGITAGAVDGRDRKNAAKAQKAYDEGLIRFLCACDLLTEGWDAPQTSILVMARPTFSKVLYSQQLGRGLRNYKDKEALYVIDVVDNYGAKLHPMSLHSLLKVPNYQPFTNLIEPGSQSRTEEITILDGLYEGERRIEPVDIFSFEEMYGSFLNEEQLARELFVSTGTVRQWLRKRRIFSDVQYPFGRRNLHFFDPIQVPKIRKQEGLREHNAETRVTDFLEFLESRDYTFSYKIIFLLSFFKIRNERYEAFLPDLLELYQQFYQNLLASNSKNERESCPYNRLEYVDDLTLLKRSLLENPFEKFERKRFFYHCKDLNYLAMDPVLINNLTPGHHQKIIEQMVQDLRNYFDKLQVSLSVSDYAFLLPEPQQEKPLALFVDQPTEEQKYSTVLPFYPLSIAAGEFGDLSVPDEPESWFSVEGLTTRRALSTPMFVAQVHGKSMEPVIPDGAYCLFTFEVGGTRNGRIVLAQKADISDQDTGASFTVKTYHSSKREDQHTGWQHENITLQPANSDYQQIIIPIDEADDFKIIAFFVEVLTGKQVVS, from the coding sequence ATGGGCCGTGAATCGCATTGTTGCCTGGATGATCTGCATTATTGGCTTTTTGATCTTGGTTTTGAGCAAATTAATCAGGAGAATTCAGGCTGCACTTTTCACATGAAAGATGATGACATCTGCCTTGTTCTTGACACTGTTATCTGTGAACTTTCCGACTATCCTTATGTAGCTTATACCAGCCGACAGAATGAGTTGATGACTACTCATGGCCAGGTCTTTCGATTTCTCTATGATCAGGACAGCCCAGTTACTGACCTTCAACGAGAGATCACTATGTTTCTTGAGGGCGAGAGTGATCCAGAACTAATTAGACGCTTTGGTGGCAACCGGACAGAGCAGGAACCCGATCCGACGCTACCAGAAGCTACCTTTGAAGATTGTTTTTTGGATGCCTTTGGTGATCGGGATCGAATGGCTTTACACCGTGAATTTTCTTATGTCGATTTTAAAGGTGTTATCCGCTATGTCGACTATGCCCTGTTTGCTCTGTCAGCAAAATTTGCTATTGAGCTTAATGGCGAAAGTTTTCATCACCCGGCAGTAATTGGTCCACAGCGGTACCGATCTCAGCTATTTAAACAAAATTCTCTGGTTGCTGATGGCTTCAAAGTTTTTCGCTGGTCTTTACACGGTATGCGGGATCGCGAACGATTTATCCTAGAGCTTTCAAGATTCATGGGGCATTCCGGGCCTTTCCTCGATAAGTCAATTTTTAAACTAAGTCGCTCTGTACAGACTTTAAGTCACTCTACACAAGCTTTTTCTTTAAAAGATCATCAGCAACAAGCGCTGGAACAATTGAGTGATGCCAGAGAAGAAGGACGGAATACATTTTTACTTGTTCTGCCGACAGGAACAGGAAAAACAGAAATATTTATTGAAGATTTGGTTCGATTAAAAAAAATTGCTCCCGATTTGAAAGCACTGGTCATTGTTCCTACCAGGGAATTACGGAAGCAGACTCTTGCCAGGTTCAAACTCCGACTACCTTATCATTTCCAAAATAGCATCTCCATTAATCTTCTAGATGAAAATACGGCCGACTTTTTCGTGCAAACAACAGCCTATCTTCATCGTCATTACTATAAAATTGCGGCAGACCGCTTTGACTATATTGTCGTTGATGAAGCTCATCATGCAGCGGCCCAAGGCCTGCGAAGTATCCTTGCACATTTCAGCCCTACCCATCTTCTTGGTGTCACTGCAACTCCAGAGCGTTTTGATCAGCAAAGTCTTGAAGAGATATTCGGTGAGTATGAACCTCAACTTTCACTAGAGGAAGCTATCTGCCAACAACTTGTGCCTCCTGTTCGATGTTATAGAGCCAAGTCCAATATTGATCTCTCTGAAGTTCGATTCAATGGTCGTGAATTTGTTAAAAATGATTTGCAAAGAACCCTACTGGTTCCTTCGCGGGACCAACTTATTGCCGATCTCTTGACCCGATATTTTGGTGGTGAATTTTCGTGCAAGCAGGGAGTTATTTTTTGCGTTGATATAAAACACGCTAGAAGGATGGCGGATCTTTTAAGAAATCAAGGTATAACAGCCGGTGCTGTTGATGGCAGAGATAGAAAAAATGCGGCCAAGGCGCAAAAAGCCTATGATGAAGGTTTGATCCGTTTTCTCTGCGCTTGCGACCTCCTTACCGAAGGATGGGATGCACCGCAAACTTCTATTCTGGTCATGGCACGGCCAACTTTTTCGAAAGTGCTTTATTCGCAGCAACTTGGACGTGGTCTTCGTAATTATAAAGACAAGGAGGCTCTTTATGTTATCGATGTTGTTGATAATTATGGGGCCAAACTTCACCCTATGTCTTTGCATTCACTGCTAAAAGTTCCCAATTATCAGCCATTCACGAACTTGATTGAACCAGGGTCGCAAAGCCGCACCGAAGAGATTACCATTCTTGATGGCCTTTATGAGGGTGAGCGGCGGATTGAGCCAGTTGATATTTTCAGTTTCGAGGAGATGTATGGTTCTTTTCTGAATGAAGAGCAGTTGGCGAGAGAACTCTTCGTTTCCACTGGGACAGTTCGGCAGTGGCTCCGCAAAAGAAGAATTTTTTCCGATGTGCAATACCCCTTCGGGCGGAGGAACCTTCATTTTTTTGACCCCATACAGGTACCAAAGATACGCAAACAAGAGGGATTGCGGGAACACAATGCCGAAACAAGGGTAACAGATTTTCTTGAGTTTCTTGAAAGTCGGGATTACACATTTTCATATAAGATAATATTCCTGCTTAGTTTTTTTAAAATACGCAATGAACGCTATGAGGCATTCCTGCCAGACTTGCTTGAACTCTATCAACAATTTTATCAGAACCTTCTTGCCAGTAACAGTAAAAATGAGCGGGAATCATGCCCCTACAACCGCTTGGAATATGTAGATGATTTGACCTTACTTAAACGTAGTCTTCTTGAAAATCCTTTTGAGAAGTTTGAGAGAAAACGCTTCTTTTATCATTGTAAGGATTTGAATTATCTGGCCATGGATCCTGTGCTTATTAACAATCTTACACCTGGTCATCATCAGAAAATTATTGAGCAGATGGTGCAAGATCTGCGTAATTATTTTGATAAATTACAAGTATCACTATCGGTGTCTGATTATGCCTTTCTTTTACCTGAACCCCAGCAAGAAAAACCCCTGGCATTGTTTGTCGACCAGCCAACTGAAGAACAAAAGTATTCCACTGTACTTCCTTTTTATCCGCTCAGTATTGCGGCTGGTGAGTTTGGTGATTTATCTGTTCCAGATGAGCCGGAATCATGGTTTAGTGTGGAAGGTCTCACTACCAGACGAGCACTTTCAACACCAATGTTTGTTGCCCAAGTGCATGGGAAATCTATGGAACCAGTTATTCCGGATGGTGCATATTGCCTATTTACTTTTGAAGTCGGAGGTACGAGAAATGGACGTATTGTGCTGGCCCAGAAAGCAGATATTTCCGACCAGGATACTGGCGCTAGTTTCACGGTTAAGACTTACCATTCGAGTAAAAGAGAAGACCAGCACACTGGCTGGCAACATGAAAACATTACTTTGCAACCGGCAAACTCCGACTATCAACAAATTATTATTCCGATAGATGAAGCTGATGATTTCAAAATTATTGCCTTCTTCGTAGAGGTTTTAACCGGAAAACAGGTTGTGAGTTGA